A single region of the Pan troglodytes isolate AG18354 chromosome 18, NHGRI_mPanTro3-v2.0_pri, whole genome shotgun sequence genome encodes:
- the ZG16B gene encoding pancreatic adenocarcinoma up-regulated factor, which translates to MGAQGAQESIKVMWRVPGTTRRPVTGESPGMHQPEAMLLLLTLALLGGPTWAGKMYGPGGGKYFSTTEDYDHEITGLRVSVGLLLVKSVQVKLGDSWDVKLGALGGNTQEVTLQPGEYITKVFVAFQAFLRGMLMYTSKDRYFYFGKLDGQISSAYPSQEGQVLVGIYGQYQLLGIKSIGFEWNYPLEEPTTEPPVNLTYSTNSPVGR; encoded by the exons ATGGGGGCCCAGGGGGCCCAGGAGAGTATAAAGGTGATGTGGAGGGTGCCCGGCACAACCAGACGCCCAGTCACAGGCGAG AGCCCTGGGATGCACCAGCCAGAGGCCATGCTGCTGCTGCTCACGCTTGCCCTCCTGGGGGGCCCCACCTGGGCTGGGA agaTGTATGGCCCTGGAGGAGGCAAGTATTTCAGCACCACTGAAGACTACGACCATGAAATCACAGGGCTGCGGGTGTCTGTAGGTCTTCTCCTGGTGAAAAG TGTCCAGGTGAAACTTGGAGACTCCTGGGACGTGAAACTGGGAGCCTTAGGTGGGAATACCCAGGAAGTCACCCTGCAGCCAGGCGAATACATCACAAAAGTCTTTGTCGCCTTCCAAGCTTTCCTCCGGGGTATGCTCATGTACACCAGCAAGGACCGCTATTTCTATTTTGGGAAGCTTGATGGCCAGATCTCCTCTGCCTACCCCAGCCAAGAGGGGCAGGTGCTGGTGGGCATCTATGGCCAGTATCAACTCCTTGGCATCAAGAGCATTGGCTTTGAATGGAATTATCCACTAGAGGAGCCGACCACTGAGCCACCAGTTAATCTCACATACTCAACAAACTCACCCGTGGGTCGCTAG